A DNA window from Dunckerocampus dactyliophorus isolate RoL2022-P2 chromosome 17, RoL_Ddac_1.1, whole genome shotgun sequence contains the following coding sequences:
- the lin54 gene encoding protein lin-54 homolog isoform X1: MDVVPPELNSLLPDEIMDMEAIEEVAHSQSESGQDTSVPMETDTPPAPENVGVSTSAESQLPVSAPSLTSQLLNLKPAALATSIAVTKTTDSVTGTTVSTSGLQKLTAPFTISAANHQIILNKVASSQATEAARSAGVAAAPQIIKQDGQKLLVTTIGKAGQPIVLQLPHTAAAKAGGAQGAADGKSPAPQIKVVTIGGRSDLKQVVGTAAGQMTALQSQQLKTVQLTKKTPASSAPPIKFIITKAVNSKAQTSGAPVIAGRVLAQNSPVMPQRTITLSETHNASIQSIAGKKIAISPLKTPSKQVTVVSVASPTSSASQKSVTLPVSVALGQQILSVQQPTSVSPVKVATSQSTAQNIKPVQSVAVGGSQFKTIIPLATQPNVQQIQVPGSRFHYVRLVTATTASGAVPPSAPSTSTMQTAKPMGVSTGAVRMSVPIVPAQSVKQMVAKSLTPGTQVVTSTPTQQRLIMPATALPQIQPNFTNLPPGTVLAPAPVGGNVGYAVVPAQYVTQLQQAPIVTIANSSGYPASTATIQTQARLPLNGMSTVDASARPRKPCNCTKSQCLKLYCDCFANGEFCNNCNCNNCFNNLEHEAERSKAIKTCLDRNPEAFKPKIGKGKEGESDRRHSKGCNCKRSGCLKNYCECYEAKIMCSSICKCVGCKNFEESPERKTLMHLADAAEVRVQQQTAAKTKLSSQISDLLMRTTPVIASGGGRLPYTFVTKEVLEATCDCLLEQAKWAEQTRQPHVEAERRILEEFGHCLMRIINSAGKAKADCASINS; encoded by the exons ATGGACGTGGTGCCGCCTGAGCTCAACAGCCTCCTTCCCGATGAGATCATGGACATGGAGGCCATTGAGGAGGTGGCTCACTCCCAGTCGGAGTCCGGTCAAGACACGTCTGTCCCCATGGAAACGGACACACCGCCAGCGCCCGAGAATGTGGGTGTGTCCACCTCCGCGGAATCTCAGCTTCCCGTCTCAGCCCCCAGCTTGACCTCCCAACTCCTTAACCTGAAACCGGCGGCGTTGGCCACCTCCATCGCCGTCACCAAAACCACAGACAGCGTCACAGGGACGACGGTCTCCACGAGTGGCTTGCAAAAGCTCACGGCGCCGTTCACCATCTCTGCCGCCAACCACCAGATCATCCTAAATAAGGTGGCTTCGTCGCAAGCCACGGAAGCGGCACGCTCGGCAGGGGTGGCGGCCGCCCCGCAGATCATCAAGCAGGACGGCCAGAAGCTCTTGGTGACCACCATTGGGAAGGCGGGACAACCCATAGTGCTGCAGCTGCCCCACACGGCGGCCGCCAAGGCGGGCGGGGCTCAGGGCGCGGCCGACGGAAAGTCGCCGGCGCCGCAGATCAAGGTGGTGACCATTGGGGGGAGGTCGGACCTGAAGCAAGTGGTTGGGACTGCAGCCGGGCAGATGACTGCACTACAAAGCCAGCAGCTCAAGACTGTGCAG CTCACAAAGAAAACACCAGCGTCCTCGGCTCCGCCCATCAAGTTCATCATCACAAAAGCCGTCAACAGCAAAGCTCAGACGTCTGGAGCTCCTGTCATCGCAG GACGGGTCCTTGCCCAGAATTCGCCCGTGATGCCTCAGAGGACCATCACGCTGTCAGAGACCCACAACGCCAGCATCCAAAGCATCGCCGGCAAAAAGATCGCCATCTCTCCGCTCAAGACTCCCAGCAAG CAGGTGACTGTGGTGTCTGTGGCTTCGCCGACCTCCAGCGCTTCCCAGAAGTCCGTGACCCTTCCTGTCAGTGTTGCGCTGGGCCAGCAGATCCTCTCAGTCCAGCAGCCCACCTCTGTGTCGCCGGTGAAGGTGGCCACCAGCCAGTCTACAGCACAG AATATCAAACCAGTTCAGTCTGTGGCAGTGGGCGGCTCCCAGTTCAAGACCATCATCCCGCTGGCGACCCAGCCCAACGTGCAGCAGATTCAGGTGCCGGGAAGCCGGTTCCACTATGTGCGCCTGGTCACGGCCACCACGGCGAGCGGCGCGGTGCCACCCAGCGCCCCCAGCACCAGCACCATGCAGACAG CCAAACCCATGGGGGTCAGTACAGGGGCGGTGAGGATGTCGGTCCCCATTGTGCCGGCACAAAGCGTCAAGCAG ATGGTGGCCAAGTCGCTGACGCCGGGCACCCAGGTGGTCACCAGCACGCCCACCCAGCAGCGCCTCATCATGCCCGCCACGGCGCTGCCCCAGATCCAGCCCAACTTCACCAACCTGCCGCCGGGCACCGTGCTGGCCCCAGCCCCGGTTGGAGGGAACGTGGGTTACGCCGTGGTACCGGCGCAGTACGTCACGCAGCTGCAGCAGGCGCCGATCGTGACCATTGCCAACAGCTCCGGTTATCCCGCCTCCACCGCCACCATCCAGACGCAGGCCCGGCTGCCCCTCAATGG CATGTCGACGGTGGACGCGAGCGCCAGGCCGAGGAAACCCTGCAACTGCACCAAATCTCAGTGTCTAAAGCT ATACTGCGACTGCTTTGCGAACGGGGAGTTCTGCAACAACTGCAACTGCAACAACTGCTTCAACAACCTGGAGCACGAAGCCGAGCGCTCCAAAGCCATCAAG ACGTGTTTGGACCGCAACCCCGAGGCCTTCAAGCCCAAAATTGGCAAGGGCAAAGAGGGCGAGTCGGACCGGCGCCACAGTAAAGGCTGCAACTGCAAACGGTCGGGTTGCTTGAAGAACTATTGCGAGTGCTACGAG GCCAAGATCATGTGCTCGTCCATCTGTAAGTGCGTCGGCTGCAAGAACTTCGAGGAGAGCCCGGAGAGGAAGACGCTGATGCACCTGGCCGACGCCGCCGAGGTGAGAGTCCAGCAGCAGACGGCCGCCAAGACCAAGCTCTCCTCGCAGATCTCGGACCTGCTCATGAGGACCACGCCCGTCATCGCAAGTGGAGGCGGCAG GCTCCCGTACACGTTTGTGACGAAGGAGGTGTTGGAGGCGACGTGCGATTGTCTCCTAGAGCAGGCCAAGTGGGCCGAACAGACCCGGCAGCCTCACGTGGAGGCTGAGCGCAGGATCCTGGAGGAGTTCGGACACTGCCTCATGCGGATAATCAACTCGGCAGGCAAAGCCAAAGCGGACTGCGCATCCATCAACAGCTAG
- the lin54 gene encoding protein lin-54 homolog isoform X2: MDVVPPELNSLLPDEIMDMEAIEEVAHSQSESGQDTSVPMETDTPPAPENVGVSTSAESQLPVSAPSLTSQLLNLKPAALATSIAVTKTTDSVTGTTVSTSGLQKLTAPFTISAANHQIILNKVASSQATEAARSAGVAAAPQIIKQDGQKLLVTTIGKAGQPIVLQLPHTAAAKAGGAQGAADGKSPAPQIKVVTIGGRSDLKQVVGTAAGQMTALQSQQLKTVQLTKKTPASSAPPIKFIITKAVNSKAQTSGAPVIAGRVLAQNSPVMPQRTITLSETHNASIQSIAGKKIAISPLKTPSKVTVVSVASPTSSASQKSVTLPVSVALGQQILSVQQPTSVSPVKVATSQSTAQNIKPVQSVAVGGSQFKTIIPLATQPNVQQIQVPGSRFHYVRLVTATTASGAVPPSAPSTSTMQTAKPMGVSTGAVRMSVPIVPAQSVKQMVAKSLTPGTQVVTSTPTQQRLIMPATALPQIQPNFTNLPPGTVLAPAPVGGNVGYAVVPAQYVTQLQQAPIVTIANSSGYPASTATIQTQARLPLNGMSTVDASARPRKPCNCTKSQCLKLYCDCFANGEFCNNCNCNNCFNNLEHEAERSKAIKTCLDRNPEAFKPKIGKGKEGESDRRHSKGCNCKRSGCLKNYCECYEAKIMCSSICKCVGCKNFEESPERKTLMHLADAAEVRVQQQTAAKTKLSSQISDLLMRTTPVIASGGGRLPYTFVTKEVLEATCDCLLEQAKWAEQTRQPHVEAERRILEEFGHCLMRIINSAGKAKADCASINS, translated from the exons ATGGACGTGGTGCCGCCTGAGCTCAACAGCCTCCTTCCCGATGAGATCATGGACATGGAGGCCATTGAGGAGGTGGCTCACTCCCAGTCGGAGTCCGGTCAAGACACGTCTGTCCCCATGGAAACGGACACACCGCCAGCGCCCGAGAATGTGGGTGTGTCCACCTCCGCGGAATCTCAGCTTCCCGTCTCAGCCCCCAGCTTGACCTCCCAACTCCTTAACCTGAAACCGGCGGCGTTGGCCACCTCCATCGCCGTCACCAAAACCACAGACAGCGTCACAGGGACGACGGTCTCCACGAGTGGCTTGCAAAAGCTCACGGCGCCGTTCACCATCTCTGCCGCCAACCACCAGATCATCCTAAATAAGGTGGCTTCGTCGCAAGCCACGGAAGCGGCACGCTCGGCAGGGGTGGCGGCCGCCCCGCAGATCATCAAGCAGGACGGCCAGAAGCTCTTGGTGACCACCATTGGGAAGGCGGGACAACCCATAGTGCTGCAGCTGCCCCACACGGCGGCCGCCAAGGCGGGCGGGGCTCAGGGCGCGGCCGACGGAAAGTCGCCGGCGCCGCAGATCAAGGTGGTGACCATTGGGGGGAGGTCGGACCTGAAGCAAGTGGTTGGGACTGCAGCCGGGCAGATGACTGCACTACAAAGCCAGCAGCTCAAGACTGTGCAG CTCACAAAGAAAACACCAGCGTCCTCGGCTCCGCCCATCAAGTTCATCATCACAAAAGCCGTCAACAGCAAAGCTCAGACGTCTGGAGCTCCTGTCATCGCAG GACGGGTCCTTGCCCAGAATTCGCCCGTGATGCCTCAGAGGACCATCACGCTGTCAGAGACCCACAACGCCAGCATCCAAAGCATCGCCGGCAAAAAGATCGCCATCTCTCCGCTCAAGACTCCCAGCAAG GTGACTGTGGTGTCTGTGGCTTCGCCGACCTCCAGCGCTTCCCAGAAGTCCGTGACCCTTCCTGTCAGTGTTGCGCTGGGCCAGCAGATCCTCTCAGTCCAGCAGCCCACCTCTGTGTCGCCGGTGAAGGTGGCCACCAGCCAGTCTACAGCACAG AATATCAAACCAGTTCAGTCTGTGGCAGTGGGCGGCTCCCAGTTCAAGACCATCATCCCGCTGGCGACCCAGCCCAACGTGCAGCAGATTCAGGTGCCGGGAAGCCGGTTCCACTATGTGCGCCTGGTCACGGCCACCACGGCGAGCGGCGCGGTGCCACCCAGCGCCCCCAGCACCAGCACCATGCAGACAG CCAAACCCATGGGGGTCAGTACAGGGGCGGTGAGGATGTCGGTCCCCATTGTGCCGGCACAAAGCGTCAAGCAG ATGGTGGCCAAGTCGCTGACGCCGGGCACCCAGGTGGTCACCAGCACGCCCACCCAGCAGCGCCTCATCATGCCCGCCACGGCGCTGCCCCAGATCCAGCCCAACTTCACCAACCTGCCGCCGGGCACCGTGCTGGCCCCAGCCCCGGTTGGAGGGAACGTGGGTTACGCCGTGGTACCGGCGCAGTACGTCACGCAGCTGCAGCAGGCGCCGATCGTGACCATTGCCAACAGCTCCGGTTATCCCGCCTCCACCGCCACCATCCAGACGCAGGCCCGGCTGCCCCTCAATGG CATGTCGACGGTGGACGCGAGCGCCAGGCCGAGGAAACCCTGCAACTGCACCAAATCTCAGTGTCTAAAGCT ATACTGCGACTGCTTTGCGAACGGGGAGTTCTGCAACAACTGCAACTGCAACAACTGCTTCAACAACCTGGAGCACGAAGCCGAGCGCTCCAAAGCCATCAAG ACGTGTTTGGACCGCAACCCCGAGGCCTTCAAGCCCAAAATTGGCAAGGGCAAAGAGGGCGAGTCGGACCGGCGCCACAGTAAAGGCTGCAACTGCAAACGGTCGGGTTGCTTGAAGAACTATTGCGAGTGCTACGAG GCCAAGATCATGTGCTCGTCCATCTGTAAGTGCGTCGGCTGCAAGAACTTCGAGGAGAGCCCGGAGAGGAAGACGCTGATGCACCTGGCCGACGCCGCCGAGGTGAGAGTCCAGCAGCAGACGGCCGCCAAGACCAAGCTCTCCTCGCAGATCTCGGACCTGCTCATGAGGACCACGCCCGTCATCGCAAGTGGAGGCGGCAG GCTCCCGTACACGTTTGTGACGAAGGAGGTGTTGGAGGCGACGTGCGATTGTCTCCTAGAGCAGGCCAAGTGGGCCGAACAGACCCGGCAGCCTCACGTGGAGGCTGAGCGCAGGATCCTGGAGGAGTTCGGACACTGCCTCATGCGGATAATCAACTCGGCAGGCAAAGCCAAAGCGGACTGCGCATCCATCAACAGCTAG